From the genome of Nocardia mangyaensis:
CGGCCGCCGCGGTGATGTTCGGGAACGCGGTCTAGGCGATGGCACGTTTTAGGCACACTAGCGGGGAAAAACCACCGCTCACCAGCACCCCCAATTACACCGCCACTGTAGATGGGCAAACGCGGGGCCGCTACGCTCGGTCCGTGTCGCGCATCCCACCCCAGGTCACCGTGGTCGCCCTGCCCGGAACCGGCTCCGACGCCGATTTCGCCGCCCGTGCCTTCGGACCCGCCGCCGCCGCGCACAGACTGCGTTTGCGCGCCGTCGAACCGGATCCGAAGGCCGTGATTGCGAGCTGTACGGCGGCTTTGGACGCCGCCGCGGCGCACGGACCGGTCCTCGCCGCAGGGATCTCCCTCGGTGCCGCGATCGCGCTCGACTGGGCAGCCGCGCACCCGACCGCGGTGGTCGGTGTAGTCACTGCATTACCCGCCTGGACCGGCGCCGAAACCGCCGCCTGCCCCGCCGCGCTGAGCGCCGCGGTTACCGCCGAGCAACTGCGTGCCGACGGGCTGGAAGCGGTCATCGGGCGGATGCGCGCCTCGAGTCCGGCGTGGCTGGCCGAGGCGCTCACCCAGTCCTGGCGCGGGCAGTGGCCGCACCTGCCGCAGGCGCTGGACGAGGCGGCGGGCTACGCCTGGCCGACGCTCGAGCAACTGGCGGCCAGCGACGTACCGGTCGCGGTGGTCGGCGCCGAGGACGACCCGGTGCATCCGATCGCCGTCGCCGAGCAGTGGACGGCCACCTTGCCGCAGGCGGGCTTGCGTCGAGTCACGCTGGCCGAGTTGGGCGCCGATCCAGCGATACTCGGCCGGGCCGGATTCGCCGAACTCGACGCGCTGCTGTCCACATCGGCGCCGTCGCGCGCCTGAGCCGAGGTCGCGACCCGATGCGGCCGCGGCGAATCCGGATTTGACGACGGCGGCCAGGCAGCTGTCGGCGCCGAGGCCCCGCGTGCCACCTCGCCCCGTTCTCGCGAGTGCCGGCGAGACGACGCAGCCGGTGTCGACCGAATGTCGACACCGGCTGCGATTCGCCGATCCGCGTCCTAGTTGAGCCCGAGTTGCTGCATCGCCGAGCCGTCGGCGCCGCGGCGCGGCTCGTCGGGCAGCTTCGGCGGCGCCGAGGGCGGCGGCACCTGCGCGGCGGCGGCCTGCGCGGCAGCCGCCTGCTGCTGGGCCAGCACCTGCTGCTGGTGGGCCGCCGCCAGCTGTTCGGCCAGTTCCTGGGGCAACACCACCGGGAGCGGGTCACGCACCGGGAGCGGTTCGCTGCCACGGCGCACCACGGCGTCGGCGAGCACCGCGCGGGCCGCGGTGATCAG
Proteins encoded in this window:
- a CDS encoding serine aminopeptidase domain-containing protein; this translates as MSRIPPQVTVVALPGTGSDADFAARAFGPAAAAHRLRLRAVEPDPKAVIASCTAALDAAAAHGPVLAAGISLGAAIALDWAAAHPTAVVGVVTALPAWTGAETAACPAALSAAVTAEQLRADGLEAVIGRMRASSPAWLAEALTQSWRGQWPHLPQALDEAAGYAWPTLEQLAASDVPVAVVGAEDDPVHPIAVAEQWTATLPQAGLRRVTLAELGADPAILGRAGFAELDALLSTSAPSRA